In Vitis riparia cultivar Riparia Gloire de Montpellier isolate 1030 chromosome 19, EGFV_Vit.rip_1.0, whole genome shotgun sequence, the following proteins share a genomic window:
- the LOC117908174 gene encoding UPF0481 protein At3g47200-like, producing MVRATKGKRSTMTVKRARANQKQIEGQSPEWVININKRCKEGPQYDCGKWLTIYRVPKNIREVHKNAFAPKIISIGPLHYGGPGLRFMEEHKMRYLLRLLGSRTPENAEQAEDLVPQVHQAILLEDLEGAMRELEQKTRQCYAGAFDIDSNDFVQMMVIDGCFVLELLRLYNRFEREKNVDDPIFTIRWMLRTLQRDLLKLENQLPFFVLKKLFELISLAEDLPLIDLVLTFFDPLLPRKNIKGNLNPEGEFDHMLEVFRSTFLSSVNQDITSGCEQLKISVNVPLVQERQLIHSVTEPEKAGVKLKKRKDCDLLDINFQAGVLKIPPLYIDDNTAVIFLNFVAYEQCEDTKPFFTNYLMFFDSLINSSADVGILHKNGIINHVLGSDQDVADLFNKLGREVVYDLDECYLSQQIKRVNNYCKTYYASKWRVWFTNLKHDYFSNPWTFFSLLAAIALLLLTTAQTYYTVYGYYSPS from the exons ATGGTGAGAGCAACCAAAGGTAAGAGAAGCACAATGACTGTAAAAAGAGCAAGAGCAAATCAAAAGCAAATTGAAGGCCAATCTCCAGAATGGGTGATCAACATCAATAAGCGTTGTAAAGAAGGGCCTCAGTATGACTGCGGAAAATGGTTGACAATCTATCGAGTCCCAAAGAACATAAGAGAAGTTCATAAAAATGCTTTTGCCCCAAAAATTATATCCATTGGTCCCTTACATTATGGGGGCCCAGGGCTAAGGTTCATGGAAGAACACAAGATGCGGTATCTTTTACGCCTTTTAGGATCCAGGACCCCTGAAAATGCAGAACAGGCAGAAGACTTGGTGCCACAAGTTCATCAGGCTATTCTCTTAGAGGATCTTGAAGGAGCCATGAGGGAGTTGGAGCAGAAGACAAGGCAGTGCTACGCAGGAGCTTTTGATATTGACAGCAATGATTTTGTTCAAATGATGGTCATCGATGGTTGCTTTGTGCTTGAACTATTGCGCCTTTACAACAGGTTTGAAAGGGAG AAAAATGTAGATGACCCCATCTTCACCATCCGCTGGATGCTGCGGACACTTCAGCGTGATTTATTGAAGCTCGAGAATCAGCTGCCTTTCTTTGTTCTTAAAAAGCTATTTGAGCTAATTAGCTTGGCTGAGGATCTACCACTGATTGATCTTGTACTCACATTCTTTGATCCCTTACTGccaaggaaaaatattaaagggaATCTGAACCCTGAAGGTGAATTCGATCATATGCTTGAGGTGTTTCGTTCAACCTTCCTTTCATCTGTCAACCAAGATATTACATCTGGATGTGAGCAACTGAAAATCTCTGTCAACGTTCCCCTTGTTCAAGAGAGACAGCTAATTCATAGTGTAACAGAGCCTGAGAAGGCAGGAGTTAAGCTAAAAAAGAGAAAGGACTGTGATTTGCTAGACATCAATTTTCAAGCTGGGGTGTTGAAAATCCCTCCTCTGTACATTGATGATAACACTGCTGTTATCTTCCTAAACTTTGTGGCCTATGAGCAGTGTGAAGACACTAAACCTTTTTTCACCAATTACTTAATGTTCTTTGATAGCTTAATCAATTCTTCAGCCGACGTCGGGATTCTTCACAAAAATGGGATCATCAATCATGTTTTGGGAAGTGATCAGGATGTAGCCGATCTTTTCAATAAGCTGGGTCGTGAGGTTGTCTATGATTTGGATGAGTGCTACTTGTCTCAACAAATAAAGAGAGTTAATAACTACTGCAAGACATACTATGCTAGCAAATGGCGTGTTTGGTTTACAAACTTGAAACATGACTATTTCAGTAATCCATGGACATTTTTCTCACTTCTTGCGGCCATTGCCCTTTTGTTACTCACCACTGCTCAAACTTATTATACTGTGTATGGTTACTATAGTCCTTCATAG